In the genome of Mercurialis annua linkage group LG8, ddMerAnnu1.2, whole genome shotgun sequence, the window CTTCAGCATCACAGCCTCCGTGGCATCAGACCTATTTCCCACAGGTTTCAtgtcatttataatttaatttattgcttTTTAACTCGtagttaaatatatattttaaatgttgcgtTTTTAACTTTCTATTTCAGGGACCCCAGGTATCATCGTATCAGGTCCCGCCTTCGTCGATGCCGTTTTTTGAGCCGTCGTACGGACAGACAGCATATACCACTTCTCTGGGCACACCACCGGCGTCTCAGTTCCAGCAGGCCACACCACCGGCGTCTCAGTTCCGGCAGACCACACCACCGGCGTCTCAGTTCCGGCAGACCACACCACCGGCGTCTCCGTTTCAGCAGGCCACACCACCGCCGTTTGCTGCATCAGATCAGTATTACCGTCCAGCGCCATATACAGATGCTCCACCGTTCACGTCTTTCGATCAGTGTTACCGTCCCACGATGCCTTCGGATGAGCAGCCGTCGACGTCACATTCCCGGCCATCTTCTTCTCACCAGGCCCAGGATCCATCACAGCTACATTTTACACTGTCAGAGTCATGGTTATTCGGTCCGGAGATCGGTTCAGAGGCGTACGAGGAGCTTTTATCACGACCGGATCTCACACCTCCATCTTTTAGACTTCTACCGCCCACACAGGAGGAGACCGGTACTGCACCACCAGCAGCAGACGTTCAGCATTCAGCTCAGGACGAGGACGCCTCCGACAGCGGCGAGAGCCCTCCGGTAGCCAGACAGTTTCACTCGATCACAGACAGCTCGCGGCACCGACGAGAGACTCACGGTTTGAGGGTACAGAGACCGAGGACTCGTAGATATGAGGATTAGATTTCATATTTACCTTTATTTatcgatttttgtattttagtatATGTTGTATGTTTACTATATTCAGTATATTATAATCGTTTgtgaaaattgttattttttttataagcgtctgttaaaattattaattaaataaaataaatatttaaatcgtcaattttttaattttttttataaatgtttgctaAAATCAGCAGTTAAATCAAACAAGCATTTAAATCGATTATTAATATAtcgttattattttaaattgtttttagtttatagtgtatattaaaatgatattttttttttaaattaaaattctgcaatgattgggcatttagtgcccaatcattgcagccccaatgattggggagacaaatctgtctccccaatcattggggaagcacgttccgcattcctagaatgcggaacgtgCTTAAGCAGCTGATTAACAAAAGTTAATCAGCTGCCCAcccgttccgcattctaggaatgcggaacaccacctgttccgcattcctagaatgcggaacgggTGGGACCAGGCACTCTTTCGGAATTAATTCCGAAAGAGGCACTGATTTAGAATtttgggtgcctttgaggcacccaaatatcaaaaacccacaaagtgtaGAATCTGAAAGTTTTGGTTCAAACTCAAATAACCGTCCAGCACAAGGTGGGTATTACATAAACTACTACAAAAGCTATGTGAATTAATAAATGACTGatcaaaataaaatctcaaCAATGAAAGGTTATTAaaaagcaatataaaaattGTGGGTTGACCATTAATTTccataaaaatttcataaaagttcaaatcttttaaaaaatatcagtaTCGCTCTGAAAAAATGTCAAATCTTTGAAAACAAGTTTCATAAAAGTGCAAACCTTTCAAAAATATCTGTATCGCCCTGAAACGTAAATTTTCGTTTCAAAAATGTCAAATTCTCAAAAGGCACTCGCTTTTCCGCATGTGGAGCCTACGTGGCGTGTCACATATATACCACCGTGGCAAACACTAGGttaaaggtgtaaataagttagACTTTTCTCTAAAATTGACCATGTCATTTTTAGAAGACTTTAGCATCGCGATTATGATATGACTTTCggcctaattttttaaaataaaattagtagaGTCGAAGAGCACGTTGATAGCTTCGATTTGACATAAAAAAACGTCGAATTCCGATATAGGAGTAGATAGATATGAACCAAACAAGCTCGACGTATCAAAATCGTTTCTCAGAGAACATATCGATAAGAGAAGAAAAACGTATTAcaaacattttttatatatataaacatatatatatattgccaTAGATCGCCGCATCTCTTAGAAAATCATTTGACAAGATtctcattaaaaaaaatgaaaatctctTTACATTTTCATATGTCATCCAACTAAGTCTAATTATCGATTCAATtatatttaagggttaattacatataaaatcaccatctttacacgaattttcaaaaataacacgacctttaaaacgtgttagttcagggcatcacctttcatttcttttcaaaaacaacatgggcacattttttgataaaattttgctgacttggacacccgatgagagtgccacgtgtcacgccacgtcagcaaaaatgccactaaaaatgtgcccgtgttatttttgaaaagaaatgaaatgtggtgtcctgaattgccacgttttaaagctcgtgttatttttgcaatttcgtgtaaaggtggtgattttatatgtaattaaccctatttttttcaaatgttatTAAAAAGATTGTTAATTtatcatataaaaaattaataattttcttcaaatattattaaaaattgatttttatttagaaaataattattttagtaattattatattgaaaatataattaattataaaaataaaataaaataaaataattttagctGACATGTCATATTCAGCTAATATTAATCGGTGATACGGAAGACACATGACAATTTGGATACCACTTAAGACAATTAAGGACAAAAACTACATGTTGAAATAACGAGTGCTTATCTCATATATTGGTTGTgccatgttatatttaaaacaagccaatgagcatttacAATaggaaatcttttaattattatttaatttttttattatcaatttttctACATAGTCAACGCATCATtgatttgttgcacgaatgatatGGCACATCGAttgcgtgcaataatttttctcaaataacatataatattcataatccaaaaaaagaataaataaccAAACAAATATTCTAATCTTTAAAATGCAAtgacatactaattttttttattttaactacgAGGATTATGAGAGAGCTTCAAAAAAGACACTTTTAAACCTgccatatttaaattaattttcactTAAGATAGGtaggttttttttaaggaaggcaatttttcaattctaaatttttaattttaaatggttGTACACCTAAGTACAATTTAACCCTGTAACCTCGCTTAAGTCAAAAGAAGATTTTATCAACTCATTTGTGCCAAAAggataataataaaatagtggAAGATTTATGATCATGGGTTGCacaaacaaatttatattaagattatcaataacaaaatcaaatattttggaAAAATTGACAAGTTATCCAGTGTCTTCAAATTTTACACATATTAATACCGAACCATATTATTCATGGACTGCAACTATGTTTGCCTATGCTGGCTtacatttaaattttcattaatttggAGTTGGAGATAGACAACTTGATtacaaaaaatggcaaaatcttttaaaaaatgaatatatagaTTGAGATTCTGAGTTCACTATAGTCTATAATTATCACTGTATTTGATTAATAACTATccacaaaataaacaaaaaatcatGTCCGGCATTGTGTCAGAGAATTTATCCCAGACCATGAATTCACTCGCTTGTTTCTCCACAGTGAGCCAATTACACAAACGAGCTGTTGCAGGTCTAAGTAAAGAAGCCACCGGAGATGGAGGTGAAATCCAAACTGATCATATTCTTCAACTCGGAGACACCACTCTCAAGGGACACACATTAGTCCCGCTCATTTTATCATTCAACAACTTGACTTACAATGTCAATGTACGCAATAAAATGAGGTTGTCTTCTATATTCCGTGGCGCGCACGAAAGCGGACCAACTACTACACAAACTCTCCTCAATGACATCTCTGGCGAGGCGCGGAATGGAGAAATACTTGCTGTACTTGGCGCTAGTGGATCGGGAAAATCAACGTTGATCGATGCCCTAGCGAACAGGATAGCTAAAGGTAGCTTGAAAGGAACGATTACGTTAAATAACGAAGTTTTGGAGTCAAGAATGTTGAAAGTGATATCAGCTTATGTTATGCAAGATGATCTTTTATTTCCAATGCTCACAGTTGAAGAAACTTTGATGTTTGCTGCTGAGTTTAGGTTACCGAGAAGCTTATCGAAGtcgaaaaagaaaatgagagtACAAGCTTTGATTGATCAGTTAGGTCTGCAAAATGCGGCCAAAACTGTGATCGGAGACGAAGGTCATAGCGGCGTTTCGGGTGGAGAACGACGTCGTGTTTCTATCGGAATTGATATAATTCATGATCCAGTTGTACTTTTCTTGGATGAACCCACTTCGGGTCTTGATTCGACAAGCGCGTTTATGGTTGTGAAAGTTCTGCAGAAGATAGCTCAAACTGGGAGTATAGTGATCATGTCTGTGCACCAACCGAGCTATCGGATCCTTAAATTGTTTGACCGCTTGGTATTCTTGTCGAATGGTGAAACTGTTTACAGTGGTTCTCCGATGAGTTTACATTCTCTTTTCTCTGAAATCGGGCATCCGATTCCTGATAGTGCGAACCCGACGGAGTTTGCTCTCGACCTTATTCGCGAGCTTGAAGGTCTTTCCGGAGGGACAAAAAGCTTGGTGGAATTTAATAAAACATGGCAAAATACAAAGCATACATCAAAGTCTGAACCGGAACCACATGGAGTACAAATATCGTTAAAGGAAGCGATAAGCGCAAGCGTTTCCACCGGAAAGTTGATTTCGGGCGATGATGCTAGCACAAATTTATCGTTGCCAACGTTTGCTAATCCGTTTTGGATTGAAATGGCTGTTTTATCGAAAAGGTCAATTATCAATGCAAGAAGATTGCCTGAATTATTTGGAATTCGATTAGGTGCTGTCTTTGTTACAGGGTTTATTTTAGCAACAATGTTTTGGCAGCTTGATCATTCACCTAAAGGAGTTCACCAAAGATTAGGGTTTTCCGCATTTGCTATGTCAACTGCTTTCTTCATTTGTGCTGATGCACTTCCTGTTTTTCTTCAAGAAAGGTACATTTTCATGAGAGAAACTGCTTATAACGCTTATCGAAGGTCGTCTTACGTATTATCGCATGCTCTTATTACTCTACCATCTTTATTTATCCTCTCATTTTCTTTATCTGTCCTGACATTCTGGTCTGTCGGACTAGACGGTGGATTTTccggatttatattttatttctcgATCATTTTTGCGTCTTTCTGGGCCGGAAACTCCTTTGTTACGTTCTTATCCGGCGTAGTCCCGCATGTTCAACTTGGCTTCGTTATAGCTGTGGCAATAATATCTTATTTTCTACTCTTCTGCGGCTACTTCATCAATCGCAATCGAATCCCACCATATTGGATTTGGTTTCATTATATGTCAATGGTTAAATACCCTTATGAAGCTGTATTACTGAATGAATTCCGTGATCCTGTGAAGTGTTTCGTTAGAGGAACTCAGGTATTTGACGACACTCCATTAGTGTCAGCTCCGACGTCCTTGAAAATGAAATTGTTAGGATCGTTTAGCGACACATTGGGCGTGACAATTACGAGCTCTACTTGTGCAAAGACGGGTTCAGATATACTGAAGCAAGAAGGTCTTACTGATATAAGTAAATGGAACTGCCTATGGGTGACAGTTGCTTGGGGATTCTTGTTCAGGATTTTATTTTACTTCTCTTTGTTATTGGGTAGCAAAAATAAGCGGAGGTGAGGTACAAGACATTTGCTATGAAAATGGATGGTTTTGGTGGAGGAATGAATTATAACACTTTGTGAttgatttgtttatttgttCGTTTGTTTCTTCAGTTATTTAGGATTGATTATCAGTTACAAGACATTTGCAAATAGTTTATGTTGTGTGATGAATTAGAGGTTGAATATTTTTTGCatagttttttttgtaaaatggtTTTCAAGttataaaaagttcaaaaaagttATCGAGTcattgttatttattaaataatcacttaactgtaaaaaaaaaggtaattgttttaataaaaaaggccaaaggtacaaaaaaaaccctaaacttTTCGAGAAAGTACAAgacagcccttttactttttttgggtTCAAAACGACCCCTCAATTTTGTTTTTCGAACATAAAACCCCTTCCGTCCAAAATCTCTGTTAAATGAAGAAGTGGCacatatggaaaaagttcaaaaacagccttaatgtttgaaaaacttatcaaatttatacttataattttttttaagttaacaCATTTCACCATCTTTTTCTTTGaaatatctataattaaataaaattataagttaaaaccacttaaaactcaattaaactaatcgaaacttaattaaacacttcgaaacacaattaaaacaaataaacatctaattaaatacattaaaacgtaattaaacactacaaaacacaattaaaaatctaattaaacacatcGAAGTCCATTTAAACCAATAGAAATTTAATTGGACACGtcaaaacttaatcaaaatttaactaattttttaaaaactttaccgaaaaaaatctattttttaaaaaaaaattaatcctcTTTGAGAGGATGAATGTTCATCCTCTCAAAGAGGATGAACAGATCTTGTTCATCCTCTTTTGAGGATGAACAGGGTTCATCCTCTTTGAGAGGATGAACACTGTTCATCCTCTCAAAgaggattgaaaaaaaaaaattgaatgggACGGTTGCGGCGGATTCCGGCAGTGGATTCGGTAGTCGGcagcaattttaaaattaattcgtttttttaattaaatcttaTTAGTGTTTTACTAGAATTAATAAGGATGAAAATTAAGTAGGTTTTTTTTAGAGGTTTTTAAgtgaagaagagggtgaaaatgattaaaaaattcataagtataaaattggtaagtcttttaaacattaaggatgtttttaaacttttttcttatgtACCACGTCATCATTTAACGGAGATTTTAGACGGAAGGAGTTTTTTGttcgaaaaaaaataattgaagggTCGATTTGAGACAGGAAAAAGTAAAAGGGTTGTTTTGAACTTTCTCAAAAAGTTCAGAGGTTTTTTTATACCTTCGGCCATTAAAAAAGTATGTTTGCCTTGTGATCTATATCAATAGTTCagtaattgttttattaaaaagttaCTAGTTcgttatatattcttttataatttctaatGCAAAATATCATTACATATCCATTACTTTGATCATTTTGTTAAATGTATTTCTGAAATTATGAATATCTTGATtcgtcaattttataaattgggtcgagtatatcaaatatttatttaaatttattttcgaacacataattttaattttaaacctaaataattctaaactgaaattatagatcaattttataaaataaatttttatgaaatcaaaaatttgtaaaagggataattctaataaaataacaaatgttTGCGAGTTTCGCCAGTTATagtcaaaacttttaaaatcggctagtttagtcAATTTTGGATATTTGAAATCTTTTCTAGTCATACGtcaaccgaaccaaaaaaattgTCAGCTCACCTGCCACATCGCTGCCAACTCAACAGTAGGCCTCGCTTGGTTCGTTTTATTGCAATTCCTGGAAAGTAACTTCCCGGGAAGTGTAGTTCCTGGAAAGTTAACTTCCCAGGAAGTTTGATAAATGTtacttgtttcaatttttatttcccGGTaagtacaaaattaattttaatataatatactatatttttagctaaaagacataaatgtcctttgataatttttatattgttaaacaaataattttaatttaaaaatcgagcaataaataatttaatatttgttattatctcttattttacgattcaagtactatttaggagagtttttaaatattaaaatttaaaaattatatttttttatttgaattttacataatataaaatatttaataaaaatatttatttattataaataacaattataaaataatataaatatattttttgaaataaataaaaatatctttatatgaaatttaaaagaaaaaaagaaaataattaaggttaaattagaaaaaaccaACAAAAGTGTTAGGAAAATTCTACTTTCTTGGGTTTTGCTAGGAAAGTTACTTCCCTAGTCAAAAGAAAGTCAAACATCcaacttcccgggaagtaaaatataaaaattgaaataagtaaaaaaaaattgctactTCCCGAAAAGTACAACTTCCCTAGTCTATTTACCCCCAACCAATGTAAGGCCTAAATAAACCTGAATTGACAGCATCTATAAACTCAACCAAATTAAAGACATCAAAATAAGCtaaattagccaaatttgaaaaatttgattataagtaacaaatctaaaaaaatcaaattatgaaAGAAGAAACACACAAAAACTGAATATCTTTTAATGATGGTCGAAAccataatatattaaataaataaaaattaatatgccattaagccaaaaaattattttattataattaaatactaTACAACAAAATATTAGAACTAGTAAAACAAAAGTTAAACCgaattcaaaatgaattttttttttaattatacataATTGTAGCTTTTTTTCTCAATTAcaatgatttttatatttttctaatttgatctttcatttattcattttttgcCAAATACAAGGcttatttaaattttgcaaatatacCTAAATTTATCCAAGTCTTGgatatattaaaaacaattgaatatatAGCagactaaattaataaaaattaaaaattacaatatatttgataaatacaCTACAGTTGTGGACAAATAAGTTCAGTTTGCCTAAATTGAACTtgaacttatttaattaaatgaatCAATTTTGGTCGGTTATTTCTGTTTTGAATCTATTGTGCCCTCTAATTCAATTGTCATGCTATTACTGTTAGGTGTCCAACCTGGGGAATTAGGCCACCAACTTGTGCTAGCCAAAATTGCTTGCTATATCCTGTCATGTACAGTCAAAACGTTGGTTTTTCACACATTATGAATACTTTTTAATTCAAGACTAACAAGTGAACTATCCATTTAATGTCCACACATTTTCTTCGGATGACAACTCTACCTCATTAAATTTTCCCATGTCTATTAAATTTGTCCATCTCTAGTTCATtaaatcatcttctctccgcccataaTACTATTAATCACAGATCTGCTTTCCTTATTTCAATAAGTCTTTTTTTTAAAgtgtttgtttaaattttattttgattgaatgTTGTTGTAGATCTAAGAGTTAGAAGATAACTTATGAATCTATATTGAATATGAGGTTTGAAAAATTTGGAACTCTAAGAATCAAGCGGTTTCAAGATCTTATTTTCAATTTGAACCATTTATATTTTGAGTAACCTTTTGATGGTTGAAAAAATCATGATCGATGACTGTATTAACAGCTCTCATcattaatttagaataatttcttttaatatgTTGAAGAATTATTTATCTATATAATTTTCATTCTCAAAAAAACagataattcaaataaaatacagcctttatttttgttttattattatactaGTTACTACAATATTCTTATATGCTCTATTTTATTTCtgctaaaaaatatatttaaaactgCACAGCTAGCTgaaaatgaattaaatgaaCAAAATATAATATCTTATACTATTTGCAACATTTCTACAAGAAAATTCCAgactcaatttttaaaaaacaaaggTCATATTCTTTatatctgaaaaaaaaaatacaaatcacACAAAGTATACATCATCCCTCCGGCCACCGACGCCGGCCGACGCGAACCGCCGCAATCTAGTAAACCCTTTTATCTTGTATATTAACTTCTCTTGTTCTTGCTACCCAACAACAAAGCAAAGtaaaacaaaaccctaaacAAGAATCCCCAAGCAACCGTTACCCATAAGCAACTCCATTTATTTAGATCAGTAATACCTTGTTGCTGTAATATATCTAATCCTGTAGTTAAACATGTAGAGCTTGTAATCTTCATTCCCAATGTATTACTCAACGTACCGAGTAATTGAACTTTCATTGAGTCCGGAACTGAACCTAATGGAGTATTATCGAAAATTTGAACTCCTCGCACGAAACACTTGACAGGATCTTGAAATTCATTTTGTAACACAGCTTCATAAGGGTATTTCACTAGTGACATGTAATGAAACCAAATCCAATAAGGCGGGATTCGATCGCGGTTGATGAAGAAGCCGCTGAAGAGGAGGAAATAAGCTAGGATTGCTACGACTATTGTGTAGCCGAGCATAACGTGAGGGACTACGCCGGATATGAATGTAACGAAGGAGTTTCCGGCCCAGAAAGACGCGCACATGATGAAAAAATAGAATAAGAATCCCGAAAATCCTCCGTCTAGCCCCACCGCCCAAAATGTGAGGGCGGAGAACGAAAGTGAGAGGAAAATTATCGATGGTAACGAAACTAGAGCATGAGATAATACGTAAGACGATCTTCGATAAGCATTATAAGCGGTTTCTCTCATGAAAATGTACCTTTCTTGAAGAAAAACAGGAAGAGCATCGGCACAAGTGTAGAAAGTTGTCGACATAGCGAACGCGAAAAACCCTAATCTTTCTTGAACTCCTTTAGGTGAACTATCAAGCTGCCAAAACATTGTTGCTAGAATAAACCCAGTAACAAGAACAGCACCTAATCGGATTCCGAATAATTCCGGTACTCTTCTAGAATTGGTAATTGATCTTTTCGATAAAACCGCAATTTCATTCCAGAACGGATTAGCAAATGTCGGTACTAACGAACTAGCGGTGGCAACATTATTAGTAGCACCAGAAACCAATTTCCCTTTCGAAATGCTTGCACTTATGGCTTCTTTTAACGACAATCCATTCCGATCCGGTTCAGAATTCGCTGTTTGCTGCTTCATACTCTGCCATGTTTTATTGAACTCAACCAAACTTTTAGTCCCACCCGGAGAGCCTTCGAGCTCTCGAATATGATCCAAAGCAAACTCGGTCCGGTTCTCATTGTCAGGAATCGGATGCCCAAATTCAGCAAAAAACGAAGGCAAGCACGTCGGAGGACCGCTATAAACAGTCTGTCCACGGGACAGGAATATTAACCGGTCTAACAAGCCAAGAATCCGATAACTCGGCTGGTGCACCGACATGATAACTATGCTCCCAGACTGAGCTATTCTCTGCAAAACCTTCACAACCATAAATGCACTAGTCGAATCAAGACCTGAAGTCGGTTCATCCAATAAAAGCATGATCGGATCATGAATTATATCAATTCCGATAGAAACACGACGCCTTTCTCCACCCGAAACGCCTCTATGGCCTTCGTCTCCGATCACAGTTTTCGCTGCATTTCGCAAACCTAACTGATCAATCAAAGCTTGCactctcattttctttttcgaCTTCGATAAGCTTCTCGGTAACCTAAATTCCGCGGCGAACATTAATGTTTCTTCAACTGTAAGCATGGGAAATAAAAGATCATCTTGCATAACATAAGCTGATATAACTTTCAACATTCTTGACTCCAAAACCTCGCCGTTCAACGATACCGTGCCTTTCAAGCTACCTTTAGCAATCCTGTTCGCTAGTGCATCGATCAATGTTGATTTTCCCGAGCCACTAGCGCCGAGTACAGCAACTATTTCTCCATCACGCGCCTCACCAGAGATGTCATTGAGGAGAGTTTTCGTAGTACTGAATAAGCTTTCACCGGAAACCGGCTCCACCGAAGCAGCACCAAGGCGGTGGTGACGTGTTGTAGGTAAAATAGATGGCAATCTTAACCTCCGACGAACTTTAACGCTGTAAGTTAAATTATTAAACGATAAAATGAACGGAATTGTCCTCGGCGCCTCAAGATTCGTGTTCCCGAGTTCAAGAACTTGATGAACCGGCGTTTCGCTACCATCTCCGGTGGCTTCTTTACGCACATCTCCGACGCGTTTGAGTAACTGGCCGAGCGTGGGAGACACGGAGGCCGTGGACCGCGGAGGGAGGTAGTCGGGTTGATCCATGGTTTGAGAGTAAAACGGCGTTGTATCTGATCTATTAGGGGAGAAATTCTCCGCTACAACACGAGACATGCTATAAAATTTTGTAGTTGATGATATATTATAAAGatttaactatttataaaaatagtttttgGAAACGTTAACGGCGTGAAGAGGAGGTTGGAGGAGCATACGTTAAGCTGGTTTAATGGAGAAGGTTAGAGAGATAACGGCGTGTAAATGGTGTTTATGAAGGAGCAATGTGGAGGAGGTGATGATTCTTCTTTGGCTTTGTAACTTTTGTTTTAAGTTTTTGGTTTCttccaaataaatatttatagggACTTAAGTGGATAAATTAAACAAATGTGAAAATGGATATTTTAAAATCTTgagtttaaattgtaaaaattgtgtaaaatttttgtatttttatgagtGTTTTACAATAGAAGATGGGAGGTGAGAAAAAGGTGACCTAAAATCTCCTAATCTTATATTTGTACGTCTTCTTTTTTAGAGGGATTTTGATTGGTCAAACAGGACACGTGGCGAAATGGGTTGAGCTTGTTGATGTATTGACCTTTGTGTAGGGTTTTTAGTTGAGTAGGTTGGGTGTTGATCTATAATCTTCTGGATGCGTAAGATATGTATAGTTGTCGACGTTGAGAAATACCAAGATTATGGTAAAATGAAGGTGGTTATTTGGTTTCAAgaaattattcaattaaaaactaaattattcaATTATACTACTTTTAAAGAGTTGTGTGAATTGGGTGGTTCGATTCAGTTTGATTCGAAATTGGCTAAAACCGACCAatagaaatttattaaaatcttAAATTACATCGATCTAAACTTTACATCAAATCAAACTGGAAAAAGATCGGGTTCAATTCACttaaaacatcaaaaaatttatatttt includes:
- the LOC126661044 gene encoding ABC transporter G family member 6-like, with protein sequence MSRVVAENFSPNRSDTTPFYSQTMDQPDYLPPRSTASVSPTLGQLLKRVGDVRKEATGDGSETPVHQVLELGNTNLEAPRTIPFILSFNNLTYSVKVRRRLRLPSILPTTRHHRLGAASVEPVSGESLFSTTKTLLNDISGEARDGEIVAVLGASGSGKSTLIDALANRIAKGSLKGTVSLNGEVLESRMLKVISAYVMQDDLLFPMLTVEETLMFAAEFRLPRSLSKSKKKMRVQALIDQLGLRNAAKTVIGDEGHRGVSGGERRRVSIGIDIIHDPIMLLLDEPTSGLDSTSAFMVVKVLQRIAQSGSIVIMSVHQPSYRILGLLDRLIFLSRGQTVYSGPPTCLPSFFAEFGHPIPDNENRTEFALDHIRELEGSPGGTKSLVEFNKTWQSMKQQTANSEPDRNGLSLKEAISASISKGKLVSGATNNVATASSLVPTFANPFWNEIAVLSKRSITNSRRVPELFGIRLGAVLVTGFILATMFWQLDSSPKGVQERLGFFAFAMSTTFYTCADALPVFLQERYIFMRETAYNAYRRSSYVLSHALVSLPSIIFLSLSFSALTFWAVGLDGGFSGFLFYFFIMCASFWAGNSFVTFISGVVPHVMLGYTIVVAILAYFLLFSGFFINRDRIPPYWIWFHYMSLVKYPYEAVLQNEFQDPVKCFVRGVQIFDNTPLGSVPDSMKVQLLGTLSNTLGMKITSSTCLTTGLDILQQQGITDLNKWSCLWVTVAWGFLFRVLFYFALLLGSKNKRS
- the LOC126661070 gene encoding ABC transporter G family member 6-like, with translation MNSLACFSTVSQLHKRAVAGLSKEATGDGGEIQTDHILQLGDTTLKGHTLVPLILSFNNLTYNVNVRNKMRLSSIFRGAHESGPTTTQTLLNDISGEARNGEILAVLGASGSGKSTLIDALANRIAKGSLKGTITLNNEVLESRMLKVISAYVMQDDLLFPMLTVEETLMFAAEFRLPRSLSKSKKKMRVQALIDQLGLQNAAKTVIGDEGHSGVSGGERRRVSIGIDIIHDPVVLFLDEPTSGLDSTSAFMVVKVLQKIAQTGSIVIMSVHQPSYRILKLFDRLVFLSNGETVYSGSPMSLHSLFSEIGHPIPDSANPTEFALDLIRELEGLSGGTKSLVEFNKTWQNTKHTSKSEPEPHGVQISLKEAISASVSTGKLISGDDASTNLSLPTFANPFWIEMAVLSKRSIINARRLPELFGIRLGAVFVTGFILATMFWQLDHSPKGVHQRLGFSAFAMSTAFFICADALPVFLQERYIFMRETAYNAYRRSSYVLSHALITLPSLFILSFSLSVLTFWSVGLDGGFSGFIFYFSIIFASFWAGNSFVTFLSGVVPHVQLGFVIAVAIISYFLLFCGYFINRNRIPPYWIWFHYMSMVKYPYEAVLLNEFRDPVKCFVRGTQVFDDTPLVSAPTSLKMKLLGSFSDTLGVTITSSTCAKTGSDILKQEGLTDISKWNCLWVTVAWGFLFRILFYFSLLLGSKNKRR